The Tachyglossus aculeatus isolate mTacAcu1 chromosome 22, mTacAcu1.pri, whole genome shotgun sequence genome window below encodes:
- the LOC119943940 gene encoding membrane-spanning 4-domains subfamily A member 4A-like has product MDSHPGLTSGARSGFEGNLEKFREGKPVPLGAVQIVTGIILLISGIAFGNYAWGYPFWGMAFYIASGSVTISASKKLTRDLVRSSMILNIISAIIAFLGFIGICLALSVISILRERTYDKDVKYYLSVFLGIVSVMLVITIVDFCISIYLAVFGYKAIH; this is encoded by the exons ATGGATTCTCATCCAGGACTCACTTCGGGGGCTCGTTCCGGGTTCGAAGGTAACCTGGAGAAATTCCGTGAAGGGAAGCCAGTTCCTCTGGGG gCTGTCCAGATTGTGACCGGAATAATACTCCTCATTTCTGGAATAGCTTTTGGAAATTATGCTTGGGGCTATCCATTCTGGGGAATGGCATTT TACATCGCTTCTGGTTCTGTCACCATTTCAGCATCAAAGAAGCTCACAAGAGACTTG gtgagaagcagcatgatactAAACATTATTTCTGCTATCATTGCCTTTCTGGGATTTATTGGGATCTGCCTAGCTTTGTCTGTGATTAGTATTTTACGAGAAAGGACTTATGATAAAGATGTGAAATACTACTTGTCAGTTTTTTTG GGAATCGTGAGTGTGATGCTGGTCATTACTATAGTGGACTTCTGCATTTCTATATATTTGGCCGTCTTTGGATACAAAGCAATTCACTGA